A part of Mycolicibacterium sp. TUM20985 genomic DNA contains:
- a CDS encoding lipase family protein: MSRVVGVLLVLLLCGTLTTVPPSRAEPDPTNDVRDPKYNEDQYLAFYTPPEPLPLGRPGDLIRTEPSRLVLEPSGQLGAIMATGTRIMYRSNDARGNPIAVTGTYFEPFNDWPGHGPRPLIVYGPGTQGQGDQCAPSRQFNQGIHFSPYLDLTFNYEELFVATMVARGFAIVMTDYQGLGTPGLHTYVNRVAEGNAMLDAGRAAMRIPDTSLDPEGPLAFWGYSQGGGAAAAAAELAPSYAPEVKVVGTYAGAPPADLRELFPYADGSALVGVVGYALNSVITTYPEFGDAIRAAMTPRGVDLLQEVQDQCIAETVSKFMFRHLQPYFTEDLISLVEREPFRSLFDLQRIGTLKPAAPVLINSNRFDPLVPWTGANQLGRDWCAKGADVEFRTNEQPPFLNKLVINHALPMLVDGEAAMQWIADRFNGVPTTPNCGRF; encoded by the coding sequence ATGAGTCGGGTCGTGGGGGTTCTTCTCGTTCTGTTGCTGTGCGGAACTCTTACGACGGTCCCGCCGTCGCGCGCGGAGCCCGATCCGACGAACGACGTACGCGATCCGAAGTACAACGAAGACCAATACCTGGCGTTCTACACTCCACCGGAACCGCTGCCACTCGGCCGTCCCGGTGACCTCATCCGGACCGAGCCGTCCCGCTTGGTCCTCGAACCGTCCGGGCAGCTCGGTGCGATCATGGCGACGGGCACCCGAATCATGTACCGCAGCAACGACGCTCGCGGCAATCCGATCGCCGTGACCGGCACGTACTTCGAGCCGTTCAACGATTGGCCGGGGCATGGGCCGCGCCCACTGATCGTCTACGGGCCTGGCACCCAGGGCCAAGGCGATCAGTGTGCGCCATCGCGGCAGTTCAACCAGGGCATCCACTTCTCCCCGTACCTCGACTTGACGTTCAACTACGAGGAGTTGTTCGTCGCGACCATGGTGGCGCGAGGGTTCGCCATCGTCATGACCGACTATCAGGGGCTTGGCACGCCTGGTCTCCACACCTACGTCAACCGGGTCGCGGAGGGCAACGCCATGCTCGACGCCGGCCGGGCCGCGATGAGAATCCCCGACACCTCACTCGATCCCGAAGGCCCGCTCGCCTTTTGGGGTTATTCGCAGGGTGGCGGCGCGGCCGCAGCCGCTGCGGAACTGGCACCGTCCTATGCTCCGGAAGTCAAGGTCGTGGGTACCTACGCGGGGGCGCCACCCGCTGACCTGAGAGAACTCTTCCCCTATGCCGACGGCAGCGCACTGGTCGGCGTGGTCGGCTACGCGCTGAACTCGGTGATCACCACCTATCCCGAGTTTGGGGACGCGATCCGAGCGGCGATGACGCCGCGGGGCGTCGACCTCCTGCAAGAGGTGCAGGATCAGTGCATCGCCGAGACGGTCTCCAAGTTCATGTTTCGCCACCTGCAGCCGTACTTCACCGAGGACCTCATCTCGCTCGTCGAGCGCGAACCGTTCAGGTCGCTGTTCGACCTGCAGCGCATCGGCACGCTGAAACCCGCTGCGCCCGTGCTGATCAACAGCAACCGCTTCGACCCGCTGGTGCCGTGGACCGGTGCCAACCAGCTGGGCCGTGACTGGTGCGCCAAGGGCGCCGACGTCGAGTTCCGCACCAACGAACAGCCGCCGTTCCTGAACAAGCTCGTAATCAATCACGCGTTGCCGATGCTCGTCGACGGCGAGGCGGCGATGCAGTGGATCGCCGATCGATTCAACGGCGTCCCGACCACGCCGAACTGCGGACGGTTCTAG